One Coffea arabica cultivar ET-39 chromosome 5c, Coffea Arabica ET-39 HiFi, whole genome shotgun sequence DNA window includes the following coding sequences:
- the LOC113689718 gene encoding F-box/kelch-repeat protein At3g23880-like has product MSNHLPEEVWAGIFTRLPVKTLLQIRSVCKLFSSIISNPTFISAHIKKTINESHSHTLFLRYLIEKERQQEHYLLFTDSSDHKNSIFDEHNCRKLDFPFKTRSKCHFRIVDSCNGLICLNDDNDFDTSGIILWNPSIKRFLNLPNPRVTSRNYGSYMYVLGFGYDEKNDDYKVVRVAYKKGRSGRDLIPPEVELYSLNSRSWRSFNAGAPAYGIFGYTWSQAFVNGAVHWVGYDPCVVKGNESCGLIVAFDLSDEVFREVMLPSCLEQHAWDVYITVFWGKLAVLHYDYGAHKNFCSVWVMEEYGLADSWKKLYTVDLRGGLRNLIGFLRNDEVIGVTIRGKLLSYDLITSRINNLRLRGAVGGFHVGSYMESLVLIEAESAALARESITSGNEQEEEQATDLHAVKNRNDEFDDQEKLESFLSLRISEQNYSAYLCGGFSEQELSAKNSEEWVKELVPEANCDGWENDW; this is encoded by the exons TCCCAGTCAAGACCCTCCTCCAAATCAGGTCTGTTTGCAAACTTTTCAGTTCCATTATTTCCAACCCTACATTCATTTCAGCTCACATCAAGAAAACCATCAATGAATCCCACTCTCACACCCTTTTCCTGAGATACTTGATTGAGAAAGAAAGGCAGCAAGAACATTACTTGCTATTTACTGACAGTAGTGATCATAAAAATTCTATCTTTGATGAGCACAATTGCAGGAAATTAGACTTCCCATTTAAAACTCGATCAAAATGTCACTTTAGGATTGTGGATTCTTGCAATGGTCTAATATGCTTGAATGATGACAATGATTTTGATACTTCTGGGATTATTCTCTGGAACCCTTCAATTAAAAGATTCCTGAATTTGCCGAACCCCCGGGTTACTAGTAGGAATTATGGTTCTTATATGTATGTTCTTGGATTTGGATATGATGAAAAGAATGATGATTATAAGGTGGTTAGAGTGGCTTATAAAAAGGGGCGAAGTGGGCGAGATTTGATACCTCCTGAGGTTGAGTTGTATAGCTTGAATTCACGGTCGTGGAGGAGTTTTAATGCTGGTGCTCCTGCTTATGGGATATTCGGGTATACTTGGTCGCAGGCATTTGTGAATGGAGCTGTGCATTGGGTTGGTTATGATCCGTGTGTTGTGAAAGGGAATGAGAGTTGTGGGCTGATTGTGGCGTTTGATTTGAGTGATGAGGTGTTTCGGGAGGTTATGCTTCCTAGTTGTCTGGAGCAGCATGCATGGGATGTGTATATTACGGTTTTTTGGGGTAAGCTTGCAGTGTTACATTATGACTATGGTGCCCATAAGAACTTTTGCTCTGTGTGGGTAATGGAAGAGTATGGATTGGCTGATTCTTGGAAAAAACTGTATACTGTTGACCTAAGGGGAGGATTGCGGAATTTGATTGGTTTTCTGAGAAATGATGAAGTCATTGGAGTAACCATTCGGGGTAAGCTGCTTTCATATGACCTCATTACCTCAAGGATTAATAACCTTAGACTTCGCGGTGCAGTAGGTGGGTTTCATGTGGGCAGTTATATGGAGAGTTTGGTTTTGATTGAAGCTGAAAGTGCAGCTTTAGCACGAGAATCAATTACCTCTGGAAATgaacaagaagaagaacagGCTACTGACTTGCATGCAGTCAAGAACAG GAATGATGAGTTTGATGATCAGGAAAAACTTGAAAGTTTTCTTTCTCTTAGAATATCTGAACAGAATTATTCAGCATATTTATGCGGTGGCTTTAGCGAGCAAGAATTATCTGCAAAGAATTCTGAAGAATGGGTGAAGGAATTGGTTCCTGAGGCTAACTGTGATGGATGGGAGAATGATTGGTGA